A window of Lentibacillus sp. Marseille-P4043 contains these coding sequences:
- a CDS encoding GNAT family N-acetyltransferase, with protein sequence MLKTRDLHEVPGLFELLVHPEVFPYVRQKATTSDEYYFITKQTMEAEENGELISRTILDEFGHPIGTINLFEIQDNHGFLATWIGKPYFGKGYNKRAKEQFFAELFFDYPIEAIFMKVRKTNTRSLKAVLKLPYVTLGNTLYAEVYQQINPQEEIYDLFVITKEHYLAYQQFSNADPTSSGEEVS encoded by the coding sequence ATGCTAAAAACGCGCGATTTACATGAGGTGCCTGGATTATTCGAATTGCTTGTGCACCCGGAAGTATTTCCATATGTAAGACAAAAAGCAACAACAAGTGATGAATATTATTTCATTACTAAACAAACGATGGAAGCAGAAGAAAATGGAGAGTTGATTTCTCGAACGATTTTAGACGAATTTGGGCACCCGATTGGTACGATAAATTTGTTTGAAATTCAGGACAATCACGGGTTTTTAGCCACCTGGATCGGCAAACCTTATTTCGGGAAAGGATATAATAAACGAGCCAAAGAGCAATTTTTTGCGGAGTTATTTTTTGACTATCCAATTGAAGCTATTTTCATGAAAGTAAGAAAAACAAATACCCGTTCCCTAAAAGCAGTCTTAAAATTGCCCTATGTAACGCTAGGAAACACGCTTTATGCAGAAGTTTATCAACAGATTAATCCACAAGAAGAAATTTATGATCTGTTTGTTATCACGAAAGAACATTACCTAGCATATCAGCAATTTTCCAATGCTGACCCTACATCAAGTGGTGAGGAAGTTTCCTAA
- a CDS encoding YfhE family protein gives MKKNPKHDHQEEKFLSKTQEVLYQREFKSADKVYNQFSQKGTRR, from the coding sequence ATGAAGAAGAACCCAAAGCATGATCATCAAGAAGAAAAATTTCTTTCGAAGACACAAGAGGTACTTTATCAGCGGGAATTTAAAAGTGCGGATAAAGTGTATAACCAATTTTCCCAAAAAGGAACCCGGAGATAA